The following is a genomic window from Sciurus carolinensis chromosome 3, mSciCar1.2, whole genome shotgun sequence.
TTCCGTAGCCCTGCTGGTTTACCGTGTCTTCAGGAAGGAGGCCAAGCGCACCACCAAGGTGCTGCACGGGCTCCTGCACGTCCTTGCGTTCGTCATCGCCCTGGTGGGTGAGTTCTGGAGCAGCCTCCTCCCGCCCACCGCTCAGCTCAGGGAGCAGCGGCTGGACGCGCACCATTCCCCGCTGCAGACCGCAGGGCCCTGCCGTCCTCCTTCCCACACCATCCCCAGCAGGGACATCGGGTGCTGGCTGTCATTAGGCTGGACCAAAGCCCAGAAGTTCTGGCCAGCCAGTTTCTCTCAGGTCATCCCACGGGTTCCCTTTCCCCACCCTGACCTCACGTGGCCCCTGTCTTCGGTCCAGGCTTGGTGGCGGTGTTCGATTACCATAAGAAGAAGGGCTACCCGGATCTGTACAGCCTGCACAGCTGGTGCGGGATCCTTGTCTTTGTTCTTTACTTTGTGCAGGTGAGTCTCTCCagcaccccatctccaggaccagtggcaaggggcagggagggggaggaggggcagcGCTGAGTGCCAGGTGAGCGTTGCTTGGTCTGGTTGGACGCCTCCTTCAGGTGCTGGCGGCGTGTGAGCCTAGGACCAAAATGATCAGCTTTTGCTGTGGGTCATAGACCTCAGTTCTTGGGGGCCAGGACCCTTTGCCCCTCCTTGACCGTTcttaagagggggagaaggggTCACCTGGTGTGCTCCTGCTGATCAGCGCATGGCCCGCTCGTGGTCCAACACCGCCTCTCCTCTTCTCCTAGTGGCTCGTGGGCTTCAGCTTCTTCCTGTTCCCTGGAGCTTCGTTTTCCCTGCGGAGCCGCTACCGCCCTCAGCACGTCTTCTTTGGCGCCACCATCTTCCTCCTTTCTGTGGGAACAGCCCTACTGGGCCTGAAGGAAGCCCTCCTGTTTAAACTCGGGTGAGCGTCCTAGGACAGGAGAGGGCAGAGCCACAGCCACCTGCAAAGATGGGGCCTGCTTCCCCCGACATTTGTTTTCTGAGCCGGCCTTCTATAGGCTTAGGAGTGGCTAGGGGGGGCTGGTGCCAGCAAACCTGTGGCATTTTTAAGGCCCTGTATGAGAATGGCATTTGGCCTAATGGGGACCCCTTGGGTGCTTCTCCCTTCTATCCTCCCCTGTAGGAGCGAGTACAGCACATTCGAGCCTGAGGGGGTCCTGGCCAACGTGCTGGGCCTGCTGCTGGCCTGCTTCGGGGTGACTGTGCTCTACATCTTGGCTCAAGCCGACTGGAAGCGGCCTCCCCAGGCTGAAGAACAAGCCCTGTCCATGGACTTCAAGACGCTGACGGAAGGAGACAGCCCCGGCTCCCAGTGAAGGCCTGTCCCCATCTTGTCTCAGGCAGGGGCCTGTTGGGGCAGCGCCCTGTTTCCTGGAGTTCCCATAGTGTCTTTTTGCTCCCTCCTGCTAAGGCCCCGGGGAGGCTCAGGCAGCATGGTGGAGCATGGGTGTAGTGGTGTCTTAGGTGGCTTCTGGGGTTAGGGCTTGTCCTTTGCTTTCCGTCCCTTGCTGTGGCTGCAGATCCCAGGCAGGTCATGTGCCCTGTCCCCTTCACATGCAGAAAGCTTTGGTGGGGGCTTGGGGCTCAGTCCTGGGTGCAGAGCACAGCTTCCTACAGGAGCTGGACAGGCTCCACCCTCCAGGCAGCAGATGCCTGGGGCGAGGTCCGGGGAAGCTGCCGGCCTCAGGGATCGATCTGGAAGAGCTAAGAGCGCTGTTCCGTGTAATTGAGTTCCAACCAGGAGTCCCTCCAGGATGAGCCGCATGTTGTTGAAACTGGCCAGGTCCTTGGCGGTGGAGCAAGTGATATTATGTGCAAAGTATGCCACTGCTCAGGGTAAGGCTtcccaggagaggggagggacCAGCCCCTGGGAAGCACTGCCATGTGGCTAAGGCCCAGCTGCCGTCTTAAGCtttccttggtttttttttttcatactggggattggactcaggggtgctcgaacactgagccacatccccagccctattttgtgttttatttagagacagggtcttactgagttgcttagcgccttgcttttgctgaggctggctttgaactcctgctcctcctgcctcagcctctctagccactgggatgacaggctggCAGCCTTCCTGTTCTTAACCCATGAGCCCCAGGACAGCtttgagggggaggggagaaacacATGACCTCAGGCACACTTGCTCTGGCAGTGGAGCAGCGTGCATGGGAGGCAGGAGAGGCCTCCCGTCCTCTGGCTGCCCCGCAGGCTCCCCCGCACAGTGGACAGCTTGGGATCTGCGCTGAGAGGCAGCCGGCACACACCTTCCATTAGCTTTTTGAAACGAAGAGCCTCTGCTGTGGTGTGCTTTGGGCTTGAGCAGCCAGTTCTGTTCTGCAGGATGagccccctcctccctcaccgAGGCCCATCTTTGCAGGAAGTTGGACTGAGGCAGAATGGGAAGAGTCCCCTGTGGTGTCTGGACCGTGTTCCCACCCCATAATGTGTGTTGCGTTGTTAGCTGAGTCACTGTTTGGCTCTGCTCTAGAAATAATGTGATTAGAGCCTCGGGCTGATGGTTGTTGGCTTTGGGAAGGCCTCTCCTTGTTTTCTGGGCTCTGAGCAGCCTGACAGTTTGAGACAGACACAGTTTActtaagtgagaaaaataataaaatttctaaactGACTACATTTAACAGTTGCCCTTTTCACACCTAGATGCTGCCTTAGAGAAATGGACTGGCTTTATCTGTTcctcagattttttcttttttgtaccaggggttgagcccagaggcacttaaccaatgagtcacatccccagctctttttattttttattttgagacagggtcttgctaagttgcttaaggccttgctaagttgctgaggctggctttgaacctgtgatccttctgcctcagcctccccagtgggtcataagcatgagccactgtgcccagctgttgCTCAGATTTTTAATAACTGACTTTTGCTGTGTGTCCTGCTTCTGGTGACATCACTTCTCCAAGCAGGTATGTGTGGTCCAGCCCCCTCCCCAGACCTCTTTCCCCAGTTCCTGCCCACATGCCCTGATGATCATCAGTTGTATACCCTGCAAGGACAGGGATCTTATCAATTCTAAAATCACCTGGCACACATTTGTGGAGTCTAATGTTTACATGTATGAAACTCGTCTTTAGACAAACTACCAAAGTACAACTGAATCTACAAAGAGAACTGGAGCCTTAGATCTGGAATGAGAGTCTGTAAACTGGTCTGTTTGCCAAAGTGTACATTGGATGACTAAGGACCAAAGAAGGCCCCCAAGCAGATGTGTgtggtttcttttgtttgcaCGTGGCCAGTCTCTTGTGACATACAGTGTGCTGCTGGTGTAACAGATGATTCAATAAATGTGTATAGCAGTCCACTTGCCTGTTATCTTCATTTGCTGTCACTATAGTGAAAAGGGCCAGAGCGTTTAGCCGTCAGATATGTGAAGTTAGTTCTATTAGAGTTGAGAGAAATTATCCCCGGGCTGGGCACAGAAGGTAAAGTGATCCATGGTGCATCACAGCACAGGACCGAAGAGGCCCTGTGCGGTCCAGTCTGGCCCCCGTGGAGTGGACTTTTCCATGTGTTGGATACACTTTTCTCTCTACCAGAGAGAATGGCCTGGAGGGCGGAGCTCCATGAGCCTGATAAGGTACTAAAGCAAGAAGTGTCCCCTAGTACACTATTCaattgacttctttttcttccaccTTTCCTTTGCTTTGGGGACTCAACCAATGGCTTGgagcctgctaggcaagtgccttaccactgagccacgcccccagcccaacctttttcctttttagtatgTCTTTTTGATCCTTCAGAAGAGCAAAGCTTTATCACAGTCTGATTCAGAGCAATTTGTGTGTCTCAGGCAAGAGTACGTTTATGGCAAATTTGGGTGGAATTCCACTGTGCACATCCTGCACTATGTGCCTGGTCACTTAAGCAACTTAAAAACTCTTGGGGAGCTCATGATTTAAAGGAACTCTTAGCAAATCCTCTGATAACTCACATGAGCACTTGCTTcctagaatttgaattttattctgtgtTGTAGCTGGTTTCTAACGTGTAGGAGTGGAGTCCAGAGGTCTGGCTGAGGGCACCTAATCTTCCTCCTGAATCGAGTCTTCCTTGTGGAACTTCATTTGCTCAGAAGCATTCAAGGCACATGGCTGGGGACAAGCTGGTTGCTCAGTTGAGCACAGGGCTAAGTGTGAAGGCAGAGGAATCCTGACCCTTATGTGCCATCTCACTTCAGGCTTTCTGGGGTGACCCCTGACTCCTAAGAGTTCCCTTGTGTTTGTGGATGTTTGAATGACCCCAGGAAGTGGAGGACGCTGCTTCCCTGCCCACAGGACTACTCCTGCATCTCTGCAGCTCTCAGGTCATGAGCCAGGACCTTACCCTTTCACTGTGTTTGGAGCCCTGAGAATCCCCAAGTGATTTCTCTTGACCTTGGCACAGTTATGTCTCCAAAGGAGCACAGAGCAGCATTTGGCAAGCTCTCCTTGACCTGCTGTCTGCACTCCTTTTGGTGTCATGCAGATTGCTTGTTTTTCTTAGATTGCTCCTTACGAGAAAGGAGGCAGTGGGACAGGTCTGATTTAGAGTTCCATCTTTGCTTCTCTGACCTTGGGCAACTTACTCTCAGCATCTGCTTTGGCTCGTGTGTTTTGCAGAAAGAAGGGCCATCTGCCAGAGGTTCGTGTGAGGAACATGTCAGAGAATGTATGAAGTCCaggccacagtgcctggcacgaCGGGCCTCTCAATGGTCTGTGAGCACTTTCTCTTCTGtgagggagaaaaagggaagagaagccTCCCTCTTATGCCCAGGCCATCTAGACATGACAGCCTTATTATCAGTGGCCTGGTTTATTCCTTACTCACTTAAGTCCTCTagcctttcttctctcccctgcTGTCCcacccagtactggggactgaacccaggggtgctctaccactgacctaaaccctcagttctttctattttctgagaCGGGGTCTTATCTAACTTGCCGAGGCTGTTCTataacttggaatcctcctgcttcagcctcctgagttgctgggatcacaggcacatgccaccacacctggcttcccaACCTGGACTTTATAGTTGAAAGAAGACAATAAACACCCTGTTCTGGCCCCCACATTGGTTcgtcctccttccccagcctgggGATGGTCCGGCTCCCACTGCAGATGTGCACATGGAGCGTCTCCCTCCGAGTTGCTGAAAGGCACCTATGAGGGATGGAGTAACGGGGAACTTCTAAGAATCTACAGACTCGCTGAGTTCACTGTTTGCTTCTACTCTTGAGTGgctgagtattttaaaaaattaatcattactcttttcccttcttccaatGCCCATTAATTCTTTGAAAGCTGGAGTTTTGCCAACCACTTAACCATTTTTGATTTGTAAAAAGTAACTGAATTTTCAGGCTGAGCAGGTGGTTCTTCCgagtcatttcttctctttgaGGGCGATTCTGGCATCCAGGCTGGGATGGCCGTGCATGGCCTAGAGTTTTCCtgcttccccaggccctggatGTTTGGGAACCAGATGTAGTTCCCCAGCAGGAACTTAGCATGCGCTGATGTTTGGAGGAAGTGGCCTCCTCCTTTGCTTGTCTGAAGCAGACAAAGAAGCTGTGGTCAGGCAGGAAAGGCTGCAGGGCTCAGTtgggccacttttttttttttaagctaccgAGTCAGGTTCAGGAAACCTGCAACCTCTCCTTCAAAAGGCCATGCCTTACTCTTTATGTGGCGAGGACCGGAAGTCCTGCCAGACTTCTGAAGGAGAAGCAACTCCACTGGAGGCCATGGACCTCCAGCTTTGAACGAGTTAGCCCTGGGCTCTACAGTGCAGGCTACCCCTCCATCCTCGGGCCTGCCGTCTTTAAACTTGACAGCCGGCTGGCAGCCCACTGCAGTCTTGGATTTTGGGAAGGTGGCTGGTGTGGGGGGCAGGTTCACCTATGAAAAATGCAAGAGTGCGGTGCTGCCTTGGCACAGCCTCCATGAAGAAAAACCCTCTCTCTAGAACGCAGCAAGCCTGCCTCTGCTGAGTGGACCCAGCAACATGTCTTCGTGCCCACAGCTCCCTCGAGTGCCTGTCGCAGTCCAACTAGAAAGAGTGCTAACTTGACAGGTGGACTGACCGGGAAGGGGTGACTCCTTCCCCAACAGGCCTCAGCCTTAACCTGCCAAACTCATCCCCGGGGGTGGCCTCCTCGGCACTGCAGGGGCAGTAAGGGTGAGTGTAGCAGTCGCCTCCCTGGAGAGAGCAtcagggaaggagaaaagcacAACACCACGTCTTTCCAAGTGTTAACCGTTTATAAATAAGTACATTTGCTTTCGTACATACAGTTCATTGTACAGATGACGCTCTGTATACATGGGGCAGGAAATGCATTCATTTGAACTTTTCACATCTATCTCACACAGCTCACATGTACAGACAAGAAAACTGCTCAAGCAAGTACAGCAAAGGAAAGTGTCTTCCTTAATCACGGGGCTAGAGGCCTCGTCTGGTGTGGGGCATCCCCACTGCACGAGTTCACAACTGTGTGGTGGTCAATATATCAGGATAGAGAACAAACATGCATTGGATAATATACTGTACAGAGAAAGTCCTTTACATCTGAGTTATAGAAAACCTAAAGGAAAACTAAGTGCATTAAAGCTTTTTCCAGCAAGTGTCTTGAAAGGACAGCAAAGAGGAAGAATCAAAATCATATTAGTACAAATCACTCTTTAATTGTAGACTGTACATGTCTGTACTAATTAAAATCATCTTGGATTTGGAGGAGACAGAACAGAGACACAGATGCTGTGCTAGATGGAAAGGAGGCCATGCCTGAGAATGGCACCTGCCCTGAGCCTGACAAGGAACTGGCCCCACTCAGCAGGAATCAGCCAAAggtaaataacaacaaaaaaccagaacAGGAAGTGTGACTTACAGGATTTCCAAAATAACCTGTGAATGGAGTGGAGATCTGGAGCcggcatctctctctctctttttcttaccCCAGTAAATTGGTACACAGTAAGGCAGGTACATTCAAGTACTGAATTTTGCAGAATTTACTCTGGTCCTGAGGACTGAAGGGAGTGAGTTGAGTCCTCCTCGCCAAATTCCTGGTTAATGGTTAGCAAAGAAAAATTCAGCCAGTAAGTGCTACAACAGCTAAGCAGCTAGGCCACTTCCTTTCCACAGAGTAGGTCAATCTGAAAAAATGAGTGATGCTGGCCTGCATCCATCCGCATCCAGCCACAGCCTGACTGGTCAGCTTAGTGTAGGTTTCACAGAGTCAGCAGGAAGAAATGAGATGACAGGGTGAGGAAACATGAAAGTAACACTTGATTTTGGTGTCCAATTATGCATTCATTTGGTACTGACTTTCAAAGCTCTGACTGTGGCAATCATGTGGCCACAAGCATCTCAGGGTGGCTCAGCTGCTGTGAGGCATTGGACACCGAAATGAAGGTTACCAACACTTCAGCCCTTGAGTGGTCTGTATTACAAAAGGAGTTGATGAAGACCCAGTGATTATTCAAGTAGCTCCGCACAGTGGCTCCACCAGCCCCCTTGTGCTTGTGTCCAGGCTCCCAGCCAGCCACCGTTTCTTGGGAGCAGCCAGAGCTGAGTTCAAGGCATTGCATGGTGAAGGTTTCCATGACACGTCTTTGTAGGTAGCTCTTACCCCTAAGCCCTTTGTTCACTGTTGTTAGTCATGGTAGATGGTCAGTCTGGAATTCCTAGAGAAACGCAGCCCACCTCTCAGCGAGCACACAGCAGGGGAGCAGCCCTCTTCCCCTAGGCTGCCTTCACAGGCCGGCTTCTTGAGAAGTGGGCAGCCCAAGGACACGCAGGTGGGGCAGGCGAGGCTGCTGAGCACTGGGAGCCTCAGCAGGAGACAGGGCACAGGGGTGGGCACATCCTGCCTCCGGGGGGAGCCTGTTCCATTTTGTGGCAAAGATTCAGTGAGCAACTGGTTTTGTCCAAGGCATTTCTGCAGTAGAAAAATAGCTATTTTTGAATCAAACCACCCAACTATGATACTCTTCTGGAGTTACAAAAGTTGGTGGCTGAGAGGAACTCAGAGGAGGgatgtggggggtggggagaaaaggGCCCTCTGCATACCCATCTGTTCACCAGAGCAAGGGCGTTCTCTCGGGCCTTCTCCCAGCCTCTCCCTGGCTGAAGGTCCAACGCAGGTAGTGTTGAGTCTGTCTTGCTACAACTGGCATGAGTGCACGAAGACCCCTTCCAGGTCCGTGTTCCCTTCTTCCTGAACCTCTGAATCTATGGGCCTGCCTGCTGCCCTGGAAGTGGCTCCTCAGGAGGAGATGCTGCCATTTTTTGCTACCAGACAAGTGTGGTGCAGAGCCACAGCGACACCTAGTGGCAAAGCATGGTGAAGCACAAGTGACGTCCacatattccactgtatatatgactaaatattaaggaaaaatactTATGGATATTAAATTAGACactgattatttttaacttttctattgGGTACATCTCTGGaatataaaaataccaatatttaTAGGGGGTTCATAAACTACTATACAATTTAAGGACTGAGAACacctttctctaagttgttctgttTATAATTTAGTAAAAGTGTTTAATAATCCAGGCTTAACTAAAATTGGCAAACTTGTATATCTGGACATCGACCTGGGTACTATACACGATTCTAATTAGTGGAGTTTTCCTGAGCCATCAAGGTTAAGCTAAACACATCTAAAAATAGGGGCAGGGGGAGAGGAACAAGAAGGGTTTGTGCTCTATTAACTTGGAACTTTAATAGTGCACATCTGCAACCCAGACAGATACAACAGCAGATACAAAATGGCCTCCATTTTGTCCATGCCAAATTCTCATGTTACACAGGTTTTCCCTTTACTTtgtaaataaacattaatttttaattgttaattgTGTGCCTTACTGATCCAGTAAATAAAGTAACCATGTCTCAGGAGTCCCTAAGAAAATTGCTGGAAAAGCACTTTAAAATCActgcaaatattttttgtatttaaaaattcttaatcttTTTGATGCTTATATACAagttatttcttgtgctataaaTGTTGTGATCCACTGctcgatttctttcttttccttgtttttttttttcttaaaaatacactAAAAGACAAGAGCGATTCTGCTTATTTCTAATGAAGACACTACTCACAATTAAATATCCAGTATTTATCAGAGTTACAAATTCAAACAGTAAAGTGCACCCATTTATAGACGGGATGTGATGGAAACCCATTAGTGCAAGAAATCTGGGCAAATGGAATATGTGATTTGGTGAGAAACCTATAAGCTGAAGTTGTCACCTCTGTCTCCATTTCAGGGAGTGATGTGAATTGGGTGAGTGGAACTTACCAAGTTCCTTTAAAACCTTTCCTCCCACCTGAAGCCAGATGTTAATTCGGCCAATGtttgctgctggggaaggggtaACTCTAAATACAGTACTAAGATCATCCCATGGCAGTGAAGTAGCAAAAGAGGGCGCAGGCAGTCTGCTTCCAAGGAAATACCTCGTCTCTCGCCCCAATAAACTCCTGTTGGCATTTTCTGATAAAAGACAACTGGCATCCAGAAGTGATATCTACACCCTTTTGCATGACTAAAATAGAAACTGCATTTTGACTGTTAACATTTTAGATGTCTTGCCTGATAGGGTGCAGACCCCAAATCTCTTGTTTATCCTGGAAAACTGAGAGAGAGACCCTGGGGAGAAGTGGCATCAATGGCATATCTAAATCACGACCTGCCTACCTACCTGGAGAGGCAAGTGCAGGTGGTGTGTGATAAGCAGGGGCACTTTTCTAATAGACTaagaaattcttcaaaatgtaGCAGCTCCCCACTAAGAGGTGGTTAAAATGGGATAAGATGCAAAGAGCCCAACAGGCCTGAGACCTGGCCAGGAAGACACCTGAGGCTGCTGGGTTCCTAGCTACAGGCAGATGCACTtcatcttcttctttcctttttggggtgctgggaatcaaccccaggggctcatgcatgctaggcaagtgctctacccttaGCCCACACTTCATCTTCCTGATGTGGGATGGAGATATAGACAGATCTGTGGGTAGAGGCACTGATGCCCCACCAGGCCTAGGTGAAGTAGCAGGCAGTCCTTACACACCAGGTGAAAAAGTGTTGGGTCTTCAGTTGGCCCCAACAT
Proteins encoded in this region:
- the LOC124981083 gene encoding transmembrane ascorbate-dependent reductase CYB561, translating into MESGIGPVSTPGGLPYYLAFSQLLGLTVVAMTGAWLGLHRGGIAWEGTLQFNVHPLCMVIGLIFLQGDALLVYRVFRKEAKRTTKVLHGLLHVLAFVIALVGLVAVFDYHKKKGYPDLYSLHSWCGILVFVLYFVQWLVGFSFFLFPGASFSLRSRYRPQHVFFGATIFLLSVGTALLGLKEALLFKLGSEYSTFEPEGVLANVLGLLLACFGVTVLYILAQADWKRPPQAEEQALSMDFKTLTEGDSPGSQ